A single Cystobacter ferrugineus DNA region contains:
- a CDS encoding MSMEG_0568 family radical SAM protein, with protein sequence MSASDVPPVVPPPANELLVELQCHGVRWQGADGLSRKGGAGPSDHKALSLGERTAMVPMLNRASLDSPYTAVPDESGMRARLFREGLQVGEVQMPGVPRFYGLTTADGTPYWKIATLHSRDVLATTVLQHCVRMNEAATACQFCAIGQSLAAGKTIARKRPAQLAEVARAAVELDGIKHMVMTTGTPQTPDRGAAILCESAAAVTAAVNLPIQAQCEPPDDNAWFQRLADSGVVSLGMHLEAVTDEVRQRIMPGKAGVPLTRYFDAFAAAVSVFGRGQVSTYILAGLGDSEDAIAAMGESLAALGVYPFVVPFVPIDGTPLAHHPKPDSAFMQRLYSRLGVSLRRHGLHSERIKAGCARCGACSALKGYE encoded by the coding sequence ATGTCCGCCAGTGACGTTCCTCCGGTCGTGCCACCGCCGGCCAATGAGCTGCTCGTCGAGCTGCAATGCCATGGTGTCCGTTGGCAGGGGGCCGACGGCCTGTCGCGAAAGGGAGGCGCCGGGCCTTCGGATCACAAGGCGCTCAGCCTGGGCGAGCGCACGGCCATGGTGCCGATGCTCAACCGCGCCTCGCTGGACTCGCCCTACACCGCGGTGCCCGACGAGAGCGGTATGCGGGCGCGCCTCTTCCGCGAGGGCCTTCAAGTGGGCGAGGTGCAGATGCCGGGCGTCCCGCGCTTCTACGGGCTCACCACCGCCGACGGCACGCCCTACTGGAAGATCGCCACCCTGCACAGCCGCGACGTGCTGGCCACCACGGTGCTCCAGCACTGCGTGCGCATGAACGAGGCCGCCACCGCCTGTCAGTTCTGCGCCATCGGCCAGTCGCTGGCCGCCGGAAAGACGATCGCCCGCAAGCGCCCGGCCCAGCTCGCTGAAGTGGCCCGGGCGGCGGTGGAACTGGATGGCATCAAGCACATGGTGATGACCACCGGCACGCCCCAGACCCCGGATCGCGGCGCCGCCATCCTCTGTGAATCCGCCGCCGCGGTGACCGCCGCGGTGAACCTGCCGATCCAGGCGCAATGCGAGCCGCCGGACGACAACGCATGGTTCCAACGTCTGGCGGACAGCGGCGTGGTGTCGCTCGGCATGCATCTGGAGGCCGTCACCGACGAGGTCCGTCAGCGGATCATGCCGGGCAAGGCCGGAGTGCCACTGACACGCTACTTCGATGCCTTCGCGGCCGCCGTCTCGGTCTTCGGCCGCGGTCAGGTGAGCACCTATATCCTCGCGGGCCTGGGCGACAGCGAAGACGCCATCGCCGCCATGGGCGAAAGCCTGGCCGCGCTCGGGGTGTATCCCTTCGTGGTGCCCTTCGTCCCCATCGACGGCACACCACTCGCCCATCACCCCAAGCCCGACAGCGCGTTCATGCAGAGGCTCTACTCACGTCTGGGTGTCAGCCTGCGCCGTCACGGACTGCACTCGGAACGCATCAAGGCGGGCTGCGCCCGATGTGGGGCCTGCTCGGCGCTCAAGGGGTACGAGTGA
- a CDS encoding MSMEG_0570 family nitrogen starvation response protein, which yields MPAVNIKLRWPDGKVSTAYSPSTVVFEHFKAGHSYPLADFLSRAETAFNAASERVKQVHGFYCSSAMDSLDGLRLLARQYPARNARVEVLGLSTQGAEQV from the coding sequence ATGCCCGCCGTGAACATCAAGCTGCGCTGGCCCGATGGCAAGGTCAGCACCGCCTACTCTCCTTCCACGGTCGTCTTCGAGCACTTCAAGGCCGGACACAGCTACCCGCTGGCGGACTTCCTCTCCCGCGCCGAAACCGCCTTCAACGCGGCGTCCGAGCGTGTCAAGCAGGTCCACGGATTCTATTGCAGCTCGGCGATGGACAGTCTCGACGGTCTCCGTCTGCTGGCCCGCCAATACCCGGCCAGGAACGCCCGTGTCGAGGTGCTCGGCCTGTCCACCCAAGGTGCCGAGCAGGTCTGA
- a CDS encoding MSMEG_0567/Sll0786 family nitrogen starvation N-acetyltransferase — protein sequence MSASFSLVPDTFEPWRADDLRVKPASEAWERADYYALRRAVFVGEQRLLEQDRDPRDFQAIPIVAVAHTCGMADRVVGAVRIYEDKDGLWYGGRLCVARDYRHHARIGQSLVNEAVARAKELGCHTFLATVQAANETWFQRLHWRSLERMELLGQPHVLMQAELERYPFLPRHGGSPLREEHRHG from the coding sequence ATGAGTGCCTCCTTCTCCCTGGTCCCGGACACCTTCGAGCCCTGGCGTGCCGATGATTTGCGGGTCAAGCCCGCCAGCGAGGCCTGGGAACGCGCCGATTATTACGCCCTGCGCCGCGCGGTCTTCGTCGGTGAGCAGCGATTGCTGGAACAGGACCGCGACCCCCGGGACTTCCAGGCCATCCCCATCGTCGCCGTGGCCCACACCTGCGGCATGGCCGACCGGGTGGTCGGCGCGGTGCGCATCTACGAGGACAAGGACGGCCTCTGGTATGGCGGCAGGCTCTGCGTGGCACGGGACTACCGCCACCACGCGCGGATCGGCCAGTCACTGGTGAACGAAGCGGTGGCACGGGCCAAGGAACTCGGCTGCCACACCTTCCTCGCCACCGTGCAGGCGGCCAACGAGACGTGGTTCCAGCGCTTGCACTGGCGCAGCCTGGAGCGCATGGAACTGCTCGGTCAGCCCCATGTCCTGATGCAGGCGGAGCTGGAGCGCTACCCCTTCCTGCCACGGCACGGCGGCTCGCCGCTTCGCGAGGAGCATCGTCATGGCTGA
- a CDS encoding sigma 54-interacting transcriptional regulator: protein MEDPDYISGVTPLTYSARHMAFEHCSAAIVLLDPLAERFEDLNVAASHLLGYTRQELLTLPTAKIFGPPSSDLMAFIQSAMEHGSAWSDRFTCQRGNGEELPVEISATHLPFKGRPLLVLTLRDPRRERIHQDKSRTEQVMRGGLIEWRNILELFQENERGNQLLLSAVGDGIYSIDSQGLATFVNPAAARMFGWSVEEMIGQNVHLLHHHSHADGSPYPVEDCPIYQAVRDRLLHEGRQEVFWRRDGTAFPVEFTSTPVIADDRIIGAVVVFRDITERRNTELQLQKALAELRALKERLEEQNAYLQEEISTEHQYRDIVGRSAPILKIINQIDVVGPTDANVLIHGESGTGKELIARAIHQASRRRDHPLIRVNCAAIPAELFESEFFGHLRGAFTGAVRDRIGRFELADGGTLFLDEIGEIPLELQSKLLRVLQEGQFERVGEERTRSVNVRIIAATNRDLRAEVAARRFREDLFFRLNVFPIHSPSLRERRSDIPLLAAHFIEHIGARLKLPGRRLSKGDIARLQGYDWPGNIRELQNVIERALITSRGKELNIDLPASGAQVHPEPAKPRKILTEAQIRELERDNLRAALEACGGKQFGKGGAAELLGIKPTTLASRLKKLGMLS from the coding sequence ATGGAAGACCCCGATTACATCTCTGGCGTTACCCCGCTCACGTATTCCGCTCGGCACATGGCCTTCGAGCATTGCAGCGCGGCCATTGTGTTGCTCGATCCCCTGGCCGAGCGCTTCGAGGATCTCAACGTCGCCGCCAGCCACCTGCTCGGCTATACGCGCCAGGAGTTGTTGACCCTGCCAACGGCGAAAATCTTCGGTCCCCCATCATCCGACCTGATGGCCTTCATCCAATCCGCCATGGAGCACGGCAGCGCCTGGAGCGACCGCTTCACCTGCCAGAGGGGGAATGGTGAGGAGCTGCCGGTGGAGATCTCCGCGACCCATCTCCCTTTCAAGGGCCGGCCCCTCCTGGTGCTGACCCTGCGTGACCCTCGCCGCGAACGCATCCATCAGGACAAGTCACGGACCGAGCAGGTCATGCGCGGCGGACTCATCGAGTGGCGCAACATCCTCGAGCTGTTCCAGGAAAACGAGCGGGGCAATCAGTTGCTGCTCAGCGCGGTGGGCGACGGAATCTACAGCATCGACAGCCAGGGCCTGGCCACGTTCGTCAACCCGGCCGCGGCGCGCATGTTCGGCTGGAGCGTGGAGGAGATGATCGGCCAGAACGTCCACCTCCTCCATCACCACAGCCACGCCGATGGCAGCCCCTATCCCGTGGAGGACTGCCCCATCTACCAGGCGGTCCGCGACCGTCTGCTCCACGAGGGCCGCCAGGAGGTGTTCTGGCGCCGCGATGGCACGGCCTTCCCCGTGGAGTTCACCAGTACCCCGGTGATCGCGGACGACCGGATCATCGGCGCGGTGGTGGTGTTCCGCGACATCACCGAGCGGCGCAACACCGAACTGCAACTCCAGAAGGCCCTGGCCGAGCTGCGGGCACTCAAGGAGCGGCTGGAGGAGCAGAACGCCTATCTCCAGGAGGAGATCAGCACCGAGCACCAGTACCGCGACATCGTCGGCCGCAGCGCGCCCATCCTGAAGATCATCAACCAGATCGACGTGGTGGGACCCACCGATGCCAACGTGCTGATTCATGGCGAGTCCGGCACGGGCAAGGAGCTGATCGCCCGGGCCATCCATCAGGCCAGCCGGCGCCGCGACCATCCGCTGATCCGGGTGAACTGCGCGGCCATCCCCGCCGAGCTGTTCGAGAGCGAGTTCTTCGGCCATCTGCGCGGTGCCTTCACCGGGGCGGTACGTGATCGCATCGGCCGCTTCGAGCTGGCCGACGGTGGCACCCTGTTCCTCGATGAGATCGGCGAAATCCCCCTGGAGCTGCAGAGCAAGCTGCTGCGGGTGCTCCAGGAAGGCCAGTTCGAGCGGGTCGGCGAGGAGCGGACCCGGAGCGTGAACGTGCGCATCATCGCCGCGACCAATCGAGACCTGCGCGCCGAGGTGGCGGCCAGGCGTTTCCGCGAGGACCTGTTCTTCCGCCTCAACGTCTTCCCTATCCACTCACCGAGCCTGCGCGAGCGCCGCTCGGACATTCCCCTGCTGGCGGCGCATTTCATCGAGCACATCGGCGCGCGGCTGAAACTGCCAGGGCGGCGGCTGAGCAAGGGCGACATCGCGCGGCTGCAAGGCTACGACTGGCCAGGCAACATCCGCGAGTTGCAGAACGTCATCGAGCGGGCGTTGATCACCTCGCGGGGCAAGGAGTTGAACATCGACCTGCCCGCGAGTGGTGCCCAGGTCCACCCGGAACCCGCGAAGCCCCGGAAGATCCTCACCGAGGCGCAGATCCGCGAGCTCGAACGCGACAACCTGCGCGCGGCGCTGGAGGCCTGTGGGGGCAAGCAGTTCGGAAAAGGGGGCGCCGCCGAGTTGCTGGGCATCAAGCCCACCACCCTGGCGTCACGCTTGAAGAAGCTGGGCATGCTGAGCTGA
- a CDS encoding MSMEG_0572/Sll0783 family nitrogen starvation response protein → MPSVDIPAYKDGDFLVNYEEKVFEDVKARPGEKALITFHTIAFEGSIGLVNMLQAKRLLRKGFETKVLLYGPGVQLGVQRGFPTLGAEAFPGHMAVNNQLKAFIKEGGEVYACRFALQALYGQTEKALIEGIRPINPLDVMDLRLLMRREGALIIDTWTA, encoded by the coding sequence ATGCCAAGCGTAGATATTCCCGCCTATAAGGATGGTGATTTCCTCGTCAACTACGAGGAGAAGGTCTTCGAGGACGTCAAGGCCAGGCCCGGTGAGAAGGCCTTGATCACCTTCCACACCATCGCCTTCGAAGGATCCATCGGACTGGTCAACATGCTCCAGGCCAAGCGCCTGTTGCGCAAGGGCTTCGAGACCAAGGTGCTGCTGTACGGCCCTGGCGTGCAGCTCGGCGTGCAGCGGGGCTTTCCGACGCTGGGCGCGGAGGCCTTCCCGGGACACATGGCGGTGAACAACCAGCTCAAGGCTTTCATCAAGGAAGGCGGCGAGGTGTATGCATGCCGCTTCGCCCTGCAGGCGCTCTACGGGCAGACCGAGAAGGCGTTGATCGAGGGCATTCGCCCGATCAATCCGTTGGACGTGATGGATCTGCGCCTGCTGATGCGCCGTGAAGGCGCGCTGATCATCGACACCTGGACGGCCTGA
- a CDS encoding replication-associated recombination protein A, translated as MPAGPDLFAASVDVNRFAPLAERMRPRTPEEFIGQSHLLGPGAPLRQLIERKAIVSCLFGGPPGVGKTTLARMLAASVDAEFVILSAVSDGIPRIREVVAEAERLRNQYHRRTVVFVDEIHRWAKNVQEQALPHVESGLLILLGATTENISFEVRPALVSRCRVFLLRELTPADLRTALLRALSDEKRGLGARHLTVSDEALSVLVEGSGGDVRKALGGLELAAQLTADGAEISRETALQATGTRLARHNKDGDEHFDLLSALQKSCRGSNPQGAIFWAARLLQTGDYVALWRRLKVIAVEDVGLAMPEAIGIVRACEEGFHSVGMPEGRIFVAQATLLLATAKKSNRGYQAMDAALAAVEAHPNAAPPLHLRNAPTELMKELGYKKGYEAPWNHKDHYVPGQTYLPEPLERSVFYRPSKEGHEAEIHERMSHWWREDKASRGE; from the coding sequence ATGCCCGCCGGTCCCGACCTGTTCGCCGCTTCCGTCGATGTGAACCGCTTCGCGCCGCTGGCCGAGCGCATGCGTCCGCGCACCCCCGAGGAGTTCATCGGGCAGTCGCACCTGCTCGGCCCTGGCGCGCCCCTGCGCCAGCTCATCGAGCGCAAGGCCATCGTCTCCTGCCTCTTCGGAGGGCCTCCGGGCGTGGGGAAGACCACGCTCGCGCGCATGCTGGCGGCCAGCGTCGACGCGGAGTTCGTCATCCTCTCGGCCGTCTCCGATGGCATCCCCCGCATCCGCGAGGTGGTGGCCGAGGCCGAGCGCCTGCGCAACCAGTACCACCGGCGCACCGTCGTCTTCGTGGATGAGATCCACCGCTGGGCCAAGAACGTCCAGGAGCAGGCCCTACCCCATGTGGAGAGCGGTCTGCTCATCCTCCTGGGGGCGACGACGGAGAACATCAGCTTCGAGGTGAGGCCCGCGCTCGTCAGCCGGTGCCGCGTCTTCCTGCTGCGCGAGCTCACTCCCGCGGACCTCCGGACCGCGCTGCTGCGGGCGCTCTCCGATGAGAAGCGGGGGCTCGGTGCCCGCCATCTGACCGTGAGTGACGAGGCGCTCTCCGTGCTGGTGGAGGGGAGCGGAGGGGACGTGCGCAAGGCGCTGGGCGGGCTGGAGCTCGCGGCGCAGCTCACCGCCGACGGCGCGGAGATTTCGCGCGAGACGGCCCTCCAGGCCACCGGGACACGGCTGGCACGGCACAACAAGGACGGGGACGAGCACTTCGATCTCCTGAGCGCCCTCCAGAAGTCGTGCCGGGGCTCCAACCCCCAGGGGGCCATCTTCTGGGCGGCGCGGCTGCTGCAGACGGGCGACTACGTGGCGCTGTGGCGCCGGCTCAAGGTCATCGCCGTGGAGGACGTGGGGCTGGCCATGCCCGAGGCCATTGGCATCGTGCGCGCGTGCGAGGAGGGCTTCCACTCCGTGGGCATGCCCGAGGGGCGCATCTTCGTGGCCCAGGCGACCCTCTTGCTGGCCACGGCGAAGAAGAGCAACCGGGGCTATCAGGCGATGGACGCGGCGCTGGCGGCCGTGGAGGCCCACCCCAACGCGGCCCCACCGCTCCACCTGCGCAACGCCCCCACCGAGCTCATGAAGGAACTGGGCTACAAGAAGGGCTACGAGGCGCCCTGGAACCACAAGGACCACTACGTGCCCGGGCAGACGTACCTCCCCGAGCCCCTCGAGCGCTCCGTCTTCTACCGGCCGAGCAAGGAAGGCCACGAGGCGGAGATCCACGAGCGGATGAGCCACTGGTGGCGCGAGGACAAGGCGTCCCGGGGCGAGTGA
- a CDS encoding MSMEG_0569 family flavin-dependent oxidoreductase — translation MSHHNVIVVGGGQAGLSASYYLQQRDINHLVLESRTMTHTWREQRWDSFTLVTPNWQCALPGAPYQGAEPHGFMKKNEVIAYLDGFIAKVRPPVREGVTVRRLAARAEGGYQVMTSAGEFSADQVIVATGGYHTPIIPRFAERLPPSILQLQSAQYRNPQSLPDGPVLVVGSGQSGAQIAEDLHLAGRRVHLAVGEAPRCARFYRGRDVVAWLADMGYYAMGVDRHPLREGVRDNTNHYVTGRDGGRDIDLRVFAMQGMQLHGQLDDLEGGTLRFAPNLAANLDNADAVYNRINASIDKYIQERGISAPPGSVYQPVWRPSEERTSLPVEGLAAVIWCIGFRPDFTWIDLPVFNGRGQPSHVRGVTATRGLYFLGLPWLYTWGSGRFSGVARDAEYLVDRIAAVRSGALN, via the coding sequence ATGTCCCATCACAACGTCATCGTCGTCGGTGGCGGGCAGGCCGGTCTGTCCGCCAGCTATTACCTCCAGCAGCGAGACATCAACCACCTGGTCCTGGAGAGCCGCACCATGACCCATACCTGGCGCGAGCAGCGCTGGGACAGCTTCACCCTGGTCACTCCCAACTGGCAGTGTGCGCTCCCCGGCGCTCCCTACCAGGGAGCAGAGCCGCATGGCTTCATGAAGAAGAATGAGGTCATCGCCTACCTGGATGGCTTCATCGCGAAGGTACGGCCACCGGTCCGCGAAGGGGTCACGGTGCGGCGGCTCGCCGCGCGCGCCGAGGGCGGCTATCAGGTGATGACCAGCGCCGGAGAGTTCAGCGCCGATCAGGTCATCGTCGCCACCGGCGGCTACCACACCCCCATCATCCCGCGCTTCGCCGAGCGGCTGCCGCCGTCCATCCTCCAACTGCAATCCGCGCAGTACCGCAATCCCCAGAGTCTGCCGGACGGTCCCGTGCTGGTGGTGGGCTCCGGGCAATCCGGCGCGCAGATCGCCGAGGATCTGCACCTGGCCGGCCGCCGGGTGCATCTGGCGGTGGGTGAGGCACCTCGCTGTGCGCGCTTCTACCGCGGCAGGGACGTGGTCGCCTGGCTGGCGGACATGGGTTACTACGCCATGGGCGTGGACCGGCACCCCTTGCGCGAGGGGGTGCGCGACAACACCAATCACTACGTCACCGGGCGGGATGGCGGGCGCGACATCGACCTGCGTGTGTTCGCCATGCAGGGAATGCAACTCCATGGGCAGTTGGATGATCTGGAGGGCGGAACACTGCGCTTCGCGCCGAACCTGGCCGCCAACCTGGACAACGCCGACGCCGTCTATAACCGCATCAACGCCAGCATCGACAAGTACATCCAGGAGCGCGGCATCTCGGCACCGCCGGGCTCGGTCTACCAGCCGGTCTGGAGGCCGTCCGAGGAGCGCACCTCCTTGCCGGTCGAGGGCCTCGCCGCGGTCATCTGGTGCATTGGTTTCCGCCCGGATTTCACCTGGATCGACCTGCCGGTGTTCAACGGCCGAGGTCAGCCGAGCCACGTGCGCGGTGTCACCGCCACGCGTGGTCTGTACTTCCTCGGCCTGCCCTGGCTGTACACCTGGGGCTCCGGACGCTTTTCCGGCGTGGCGCGGGATGCCGAGTATCTGGTGGACCGGATCGCGGCGGTACGCAGCGGTGCACTGAACTGA
- a CDS encoding GFA family protein, with product MTTASSPSTGVQTYRGSCQCGAVRFEADFNPNAGTTRCNCTICNKTAWWGVHVKPEAFRLVAGQEVLRDFSRHEAMHARFCGVCGIRVFGHGDIPELGGAFYAVNLNCLDGAELSGVPVRYLDGLHDTWAELAVAPYVSPFSPAAHARA from the coding sequence ATGACGACCGCTTCCTCCCCCTCCACCGGTGTCCAGACGTACCGGGGCAGCTGCCAGTGTGGCGCCGTGCGCTTCGAGGCCGACTTCAATCCGAACGCCGGGACGACCCGGTGCAACTGCACCATCTGCAACAAGACGGCCTGGTGGGGTGTGCACGTGAAGCCGGAGGCTTTCCGCCTCGTGGCCGGCCAGGAGGTGCTGCGCGACTTCTCGCGCCATGAGGCCATGCATGCCCGCTTCTGCGGGGTGTGCGGCATCCGCGTCTTCGGGCACGGGGATATCCCGGAGCTGGGCGGCGCGTTCTACGCGGTGAACCTCAACTGCCTGGATGGTGCGGAGCTCTCGGGCGTCCCGGTGCGCTACCTCGATGGGCTCCACGACACCTGGGCGGAACTCGCCGTGGCGCCCTACGTGAGCCCGTTCTCTCCCGCGGCGCACGCCCGCGCGTAG
- a CDS encoding sll0787 family AIR synthase-like protein gives MAELATLLARLRETPAMRAKQAIQRPARRLAGPPAKGEERYMRPGDDTAAFRCGDGYQLLAMEGMLPAFVEQAPWFAGWSAVMANVSDIAAMGGRAQAVVNAYWHHDAAAAEQLLAGMEAACAAYGVLLAGGHTNQAPGNPTCLAVAITGWARTLLSTFHAAPGQLLAMAVDLDGRWHGDAPYWKAFEGVPSERLRARLELLPALAEAGRLRAAKDISNAGILGTLLMLLEPTGCGARIELDALPCPAGAPLERWLQVFPSYGFLMTLNAADWPDVEAAFATEGVHCAVIGQLDGSARLWVEHAGQRAEFWNLRERPFTGFAFPPLPEEH, from the coding sequence ATGGCTGAGCTCGCCACGCTGCTGGCGCGGCTGCGCGAGACGCCGGCGATGCGCGCCAAACAGGCCATCCAGCGTCCGGCCCGGCGCCTTGCCGGCCCGCCCGCGAAGGGGGAGGAGCGCTACATGCGACCGGGGGATGATACCGCCGCGTTCCGCTGTGGCGACGGATACCAGCTCCTCGCCATGGAAGGCATGCTGCCCGCCTTCGTGGAGCAGGCGCCTTGGTTCGCCGGCTGGTCCGCGGTCATGGCCAACGTCAGCGACATCGCCGCCATGGGGGGCCGTGCCCAGGCGGTGGTCAATGCCTACTGGCACCACGACGCGGCCGCCGCGGAGCAACTGCTCGCCGGAATGGAAGCGGCCTGTGCCGCCTATGGCGTGCTCCTCGCTGGTGGCCACACGAACCAGGCACCGGGCAATCCCACCTGCCTCGCGGTGGCGATCACCGGTTGGGCACGAACGCTGCTCTCGACCTTCCACGCGGCGCCCGGCCAGTTGCTGGCGATGGCCGTCGACCTCGATGGCCGTTGGCATGGCGACGCGCCCTACTGGAAGGCCTTCGAAGGGGTGCCGAGCGAGCGCCTGCGAGCCAGACTGGAATTGCTGCCAGCCCTCGCCGAGGCGGGCCGCCTGCGCGCCGCCAAGGACATCAGCAACGCCGGCATCCTCGGCACCCTGCTGATGCTGCTGGAACCCACCGGGTGTGGCGCCCGGATCGAACTCGATGCCCTGCCATGTCCGGCCGGAGCCCCGTTGGAGCGCTGGCTGCAGGTCTTCCCGAGCTACGGCTTCCTGATGACCCTGAACGCCGCGGATTGGCCTGACGTGGAGGCCGCCTTCGCCACCGAGGGCGTGCACTGCGCCGTCATCGGCCAGCTCGATGGCAGTGCCCGGCTGTGGGTCGAGCACGCCGGCCAACGCGCTGAATTCTGGAACCTGCGGGAGAGGCCCTTCACCGGCTTCGCTTTCCCGCCCCTCCCCGAGGAGCACTGA
- a CDS encoding RICIN domain-containing protein, which translates to MQAVRSGSEGGRARESQTSAKGKGWAALALLLLPLTAAAGPGSDYRWDESRNRPGPNRCRDSAQCDGARTCSPSGWCQGDARPMPPPRADRDRDHRGPDRRPDWDDVRTDRPIFIRSQLNGLVLDISGNNRASGAEVIAHPAKNRREGIDNQQWELVPTRGGYYIRSRLNGFVLDIWGLNRNAGAPVRVGEPNGGANQLWQLVPSHIRGYYFIQSNLNGYVLDIEGAKADGRLIAHPRKSSGLENQLWQLER; encoded by the coding sequence ATGCAGGCGGTTCGGAGTGGTTCCGAGGGTGGGCGTGCGCGTGAAAGCCAGACATCGGCCAAGGGCAAGGGGTGGGCGGCGCTCGCGCTGCTCCTCCTGCCGCTGACGGCGGCGGCGGGGCCTGGCTCGGACTACCGCTGGGACGAGTCGCGCAACCGCCCCGGCCCCAACCGCTGCCGGGACAGCGCGCAGTGCGATGGCGCGCGCACGTGCAGCCCCTCGGGCTGGTGCCAGGGCGATGCGCGCCCCATGCCGCCTCCGCGCGCGGACCGGGACCGGGACCACCGTGGGCCGGACCGGCGCCCCGATTGGGACGATGTCCGGACCGATCGCCCCATCTTCATCCGCAGCCAGCTCAACGGACTCGTCCTCGACATCTCGGGCAACAACCGCGCGTCCGGCGCGGAGGTGATCGCCCACCCGGCCAAGAACCGCCGGGAAGGCATTGACAACCAGCAGTGGGAACTCGTCCCCACCCGGGGCGGCTACTACATCCGCAGCCGGCTCAACGGCTTCGTCCTCGACATCTGGGGGCTGAACCGGAACGCCGGCGCCCCGGTCCGCGTGGGGGAGCCCAACGGCGGGGCCAATCAGCTCTGGCAGCTCGTGCCCTCGCACATCCGCGGCTACTACTTCATCCAGAGCAACCTCAACGGCTACGTGCTCGACATCGAGGGCGCCAAGGCGGACGGCCGGCTCATCGCCCATCCCCGCAAGAGCTCCGGACTGGAGAACCAGCTCTGGCAGTTGGAGCGCTGA
- a CDS encoding Nit6803 family nitrilase translates to MPSIRAAAVQLSPVLYSREATVAKICEQILELGRDGVQFAVFPETVVPYYPYFSYVQAPLAMGKEHLRLMNESVSVPSAVTERIGEACREAGMVVSLGVNERDGGTLYNAQLLFDADGRLIQRRRKITPTYHERMVWGQGDGSGLCAVDSRVGRIGSLACWEHYNPLARYALMADGEQIHAAMFPGSLVGEIFAEQIAVTIRHHALESGCFVVNATAWLSPEQQAQLMADTGCAIGPISGGCFTAIVSPEGKLLGEPLRGGEGVVIAELDLTLIDKRKRMMDSVGHYSRPELLSLLIDRRATAHVHDRRETLEEANHVRQ, encoded by the coding sequence ATGCCCAGCATTCGTGCCGCCGCCGTGCAGCTCAGCCCGGTGCTCTACAGCCGCGAAGCCACCGTCGCGAAGATCTGCGAGCAGATCCTCGAACTGGGCCGCGACGGTGTGCAGTTCGCGGTCTTTCCTGAAACCGTGGTGCCTTACTATCCCTATTTCTCCTACGTCCAGGCCCCTCTGGCCATGGGCAAGGAACACCTGCGCCTGATGAACGAGTCGGTGAGCGTGCCTTCCGCCGTCACCGAGCGCATTGGCGAGGCCTGTCGCGAGGCGGGCATGGTGGTGTCCCTGGGCGTCAACGAGCGCGACGGCGGCACCCTGTACAATGCCCAATTGCTGTTCGATGCCGACGGCCGGCTCATCCAGCGCCGCCGGAAGATCACCCCGACCTACCATGAGCGGATGGTCTGGGGTCAAGGCGACGGCTCGGGCCTGTGCGCGGTGGACAGCCGTGTCGGCCGGATCGGCTCGCTGGCCTGCTGGGAACACTACAACCCGCTGGCCCGCTACGCATTGATGGCCGATGGCGAGCAGATCCACGCGGCGATGTTCCCTGGCTCGCTGGTGGGAGAGATCTTCGCCGAGCAGATCGCGGTCACCATCCGCCATCACGCCCTGGAGTCCGGCTGCTTCGTGGTCAACGCCACCGCCTGGCTCAGCCCGGAACAACAGGCGCAACTCATGGCGGACACCGGTTGTGCGATTGGGCCCATCTCCGGTGGCTGCTTCACCGCCATCGTCTCGCCGGAAGGCAAGCTGCTCGGTGAACCGCTGCGCGGCGGCGAGGGGGTGGTGATCGCCGAGCTCGACCTCACGCTGATCGACAAGCGCAAGCGCATGATGGACTCGGTCGGCCATTACAGCCGCCCAGAGCTGCTCAGCCTGCTCATCGACCGCCGCGCCACCGCGCACGTGCATGACCGCCGTGAGACCCTCGAGGAGGCGAACCATGTCCGCCAGTGA